The DNA region AGCTGATtacatttatcaaattaaacaaataaagatCACTATCACCGGAGGAAttgtgaacaaaaaaaaaaaagatgaggaaaACGAGCTTAAGAACTTGAGCCATCGATGATTCGAGAAAGtcttacattattttattaacagcTTACAGAAAACATAGCACAAATTAACCAAAACTcgtgatgaaaaaaaaaaacacttaaaaaagcTGAACAACTTACAATTAATTAGCTTTCTTCCACTCTATCAACGCACAAAACCAAAGAAGTACTTTCGGAACAGCCCTGTGGacactccttttcttttaacacATGACATCCTTGAGAAGCTTGTACCTGCGTGTAGTAGGCCTTGGAGAAGGAATCCCACTTGGGTTCTTTCCCTTCTGATCACTACTGGTAGTGCTATTCTCTTCGCGATCATGTTGCTTGATTTTATGATCACCTGAATACTCTGATCGTTTTGTGATCACTAGTGTTCCGCTATCATGTTCAGCTCCTGATTTCTTTGAAGAGTTTCCATGTCTTGcatttctctcttcactttgACACCAATCACACTGCTCAATTGGCTCTGAAAATTCGCCGTAGTAATTGCTACAATACCTATATtttaagagagaagaaaaaatcaaaatttcaacaTGTGATCATATGATGAGATGGTAAGTATGCCCATGATTATGATGATTAGGTGGTAGTCTTGGTAGTTGGTGCTTGGTGGGTGTGGCGTGgaaatccatttttcttttcccaaTTTACAGTAGGATAGGAAAGATAACTTAACCTCAGTGATTAAACCCAGGAAGAACAACCCAGTACTTTAAAACCGAAGAAAACTTGCCGGGGGAAATCTATCTTTGGGTGAAAAAGAGATTAATCCAGTTATGGGCAGCTATCAAACTAagttgatggtgatgatgatgatgcaaaGATTGAGATATGTTTCCATAAATGGACATGTATGTTCATATATAATTGTGTATGATGCCACCATGATGGTGGGTGAGGAGCTAGCTAGGTAGctagaaaagggaagaaaagaaagaaagcattaCAAGTGTTGAAAACGGTTGCGACATTTGTTGCAACGGAAGAGTTTGTCAGGGAAACCGACGTCGCCGCACATGCAACATACTGTTTGAACATCAACCATTTGATCAAGCTTAGCTTTATTCGATAAAACTGGAAATATAAAGAGAACcccaggggaaaaaaaagagagagattttgaactggaagaagaagaagaacaacaacaacaagttaCACGTATATAAACAGAAAGAAGGtgggagagagggagggggggCAAGAACACTGGGTTTTGAGTCGGTGTGGGAATCCCACAGAaggaaaataattgataaataattatagAAGAGAGATCaaagaagagaaatatataCACAGGTAGACCACAGGTTGCTTGCAGTCGTTTTCAGTTAGGAgaaagagagtgagagagagatgTGAACCTTAAATTTTAAGAGGGGAAAATGACAATTGTGTCCCCTACTGAATTTGcttgctttaattttatttctttcctgaattcttttttcctttcttctgtTTGGTTCTGGTTCATGCTTCTGCCTTTTATCATTAGCAGTTATAATTTGTATCACGCGCTTGCCCTCATGGTCACGGTGTTAAGCCTGGACGATTCACGATTTGATTTTAACAAGGTTTTAAtgggtgtttaaaaa from Populus alba chromosome 14, ASM523922v2, whole genome shotgun sequence includes:
- the LOC118041369 gene encoding uncharacterized protein, with translation MVDVQTVCCMCGDVGFPDKLFRCNKCRNRFQHLYCSNYYGEFSEPIEQCDWCQSEERNARHGNSSKKSGAEHDSGTLVITKRSEYSGDHKIKQHDREENSTTSSDQKGKNPSGIPSPRPTTRRYKLLKDVMC